The DNA window TTGGTGATGCCAGCGTTGAATCCACCAGCAAGTGCATTCATAGCTAATGCTGCACCTAGCAGGATAGATTCTGGTAGACTGATTGATTTAGAACTGTCCTTATCGGCCTCTTCTGGATTACGAAGTAGCCTGGTAAATGAATTGGTATCGCTCTCTTTCGGAGCGTGTTTTTTTTCTATAAATGGTTGCAGCAGCACCCAGATTCCGACTCCAACAATGACGACAGTTCCGATGAATTGACCAACCCAGGGATGAATATAAGTGGAAATCCAATTACCGAACAATCCTGACATAAGCGTGGCGAGAAATGAAATGGTCGAAATAGCTAAATTTGAATACCACGGAATACGAATTTTCCGGACCCCATAAGCAATTCCGACCCCTGCATTGTCAAGGTTAGAAGCTAACCCAATAACGATGATCGCCCACAGACTGTATGAATCCATGATGTTCTCTCCTTTGCATTGCTTTGATGACACAGCATATGCCCAGAAGTAAGTTTTGGTTTATGGTAAATTTATTGAGAAAGATTCCCTTTATTCTGTAAAAAGTAGTATAATTTTTACTAAGATATACCTAAGGAGTGATAAATGTGCTTGAAAACTTGTTGCGGCCGACACATTTACTGTTGTTGGTAATTGCGGCGCTCCTATTATTTGGACCTAGCAAATTGCCGGAACTCGGACGTAGCTTTGGCACGATGTTGAAAGAGTTCAAAAAAGGTGCCCGTGGGGACTATGTGGAAGAAGAGAAACCACAGGAAATTAAACCAATTGAAGATAGTAAGTGAAAGTAAATAGTCCTTTCATGCAGGCGCCGAGTGTAGGCGCCTTTTTTGTGTGATGGCATCTGACTATAATTTATGTGATATGAATATCATAATAGTAGAACGGCTACTGCCAAGGGTAGAGAAAAGTGATGACATCGAAATTAAGTTATGAATGTGTTACATTATATCTTGAGTTATATCAATAACATTTTTGTCAGCTTATGTACGGAGGGATACCAATGCAAGACGATTATTCACGTAAATTAGAGGACCAGAAGGGTCTATTCAAGCAATTGGGCATCAAGTTGGATGCACTTGGCATTCATGAGAAGGATTTTGATGTAAAAATGCGCGGTTATGAGAAAGAAGAAGTCGATCGATTTCTTGATGATGTCATCGTTGATTATGAGCGCTTCTATGATATTATTACGGATTTGCTGGATAAATACAAAGAAATACAGCGCCGTCAGGCATTTTGGGAAGAAGAGAAGAAGCTCCTTGCACACAAACCTAAGCTGGACACAGAGAACGTAGTCAACCGGCGTGTAGTAGAAGATGGGCTTCGGCAAATCGAACGCAGTCTGGAACAATTTAAACTTCATCTCCGTGAGAGTGGAGTGTAATTTAAACTTTACTCGATCAACAGACTGGCGCTTTGCGCCGGTTTATTTTTTTTGGATAAACGGACTTTAAATGGCGCAAACTTATTTTAAGAAATGAGAGGATTCTTCAAAAGATTGTAACTATTTATTACATACTAAGTTTGCATATAGGCAAGTTAAGTGGTATGATATTAACAGGATTTAGATTTAGTCTAAATTTAAAGTATCTCATTATTTAGTTAGCTACACGTATCAACTTCATATTAACATTTCTGAATGGAGGAAAAGAAAATGGCAAATCAAATTCTAACTCAAGGTGAACAAAAACTACAAGGTAAACTGAATGTGCAAATCGCAAACTTAACGGTGCTGTACACTAAACTTCATAGCTTCCACTGGTATGTAAAAGGTGCTCATTTCTTTACACTGCATGAGAAATTTGAGGAATTGTACAATGAAGTTACAGCTAACATGGATGAAATTGCTGAGCGTTTGCTTGCTATCGGTGGATCACCTGTTGCTACACTGACAGAATCATTGTCTCTGGCTACCATTAAAGAAGCAAGCGGTAAGGAAAGTGCAGAAGAAATGGTATCTGCTGTAATTGCTGACTTTGAGACTATAAGCGAAGAGCTTAGACAAGGTATGGAAGCAGCGGTAGAAGCCGAAGATGAAGGAACTGCGGACTTATTTCTGGGCATCTTGACTTCACTCGATAAACACAGATGGATGTTGAATGCTTACTTAGGTAAATAAATGGTTTGATTAGAAACGCCCCTTGTCCATGTTAATGGATAGGGGGCGTTTTGTTGTGATTATGAAGTGAAATCAGACCTTGAATCGTACGATCAGATCATGCAGATTGTCAGACATTTTGGCTAAGAAGTCGGCGGAAGCGTCAACCTCTTGAATGCCAGCGAGTTGTTCCTGAGAAGCTGCCGACATACTCTGCGCGTTATCAACAGTGCCATTTGCCACTTCGACAATTTCACTGAGGGATTGCACCATCAACTCTGAGTTGGTGGATAGAAGTCGCACAGTATCCGAAAGATCATTTATTGCTTTGGATGTATATTGTGCAGAACTTTCGATTTCAGTAAGTGAATGACCAACACTACGTACAAGCCCTGTTCCATAAGCAACTTCTCTTGCAGCCTCGTCCATTGTATTGCTGGTTTGTTCCATTCGATCCACGGTAAAATCGATCAATGAAGCAATTTGTCTCGCCGATTCAGTAGACCGTTCAGCAAGTTTGCGGACGGAGGACGCTACGACAGCAAATCCACTACCTTGTTCACCGGCATGGGCCGCTTCAATAGCAGCATTGATCGCGAGAAGGTGAGTTTCGGCAGAAATCCCCGTTATGATATCAAGAATGCTTTGAATCTCCTTGGAATGGCTACTCAATTCCTGAACATTGTTAGAGAGTAAGAGCATTTTCTCTTCCATTGTATTCATTTGCTCTACTGTAAGCTTGATGGATTGACTGCCTTGTTGTGAAGCAGATGAGGAAGTGGAAGCTGCTTGAGAGACATTTTGTGCGTTCTGAGCAATTTGGTTGATGAACTGTGACATCTCATAAAGAGATCTTGAACTTTCCTCCAGATTCCTTAGTTGCTTTTCTGCACCATCAGC is part of the Paenibacillus segetis genome and encodes:
- the ytaF gene encoding sporulation membrane protein YtaF; protein product: MDSYSLWAIIVIGLASNLDNAGVGIAYGVRKIRIPWYSNLAISTISFLATLMSGLFGNWISTYIHPWVGQFIGTVVIVGVGIWVLLQPFIEKKHAPKESDTNSFTRLLRNPEEADKDSSKSISLPESILLGAALAMNALAGGFNAGITNLDIWYTSLSVGVFSFLLLLLCAGFGKKYAAERFGNTATVVSGLLLIVIGLNQMF
- the tatA gene encoding twin-arginine translocase TatA/TatE family subunit, giving the protein MLENLLRPTHLLLLVIAALLLFGPSKLPELGRSFGTMLKEFKKGARGDYVEEEKPQEIKPIEDSK
- a CDS encoding DivIVA domain-containing protein; this encodes MQDDYSRKLEDQKGLFKQLGIKLDALGIHEKDFDVKMRGYEKEEVDRFLDDVIVDYERFYDIITDLLDKYKEIQRRQAFWEEEKKLLAHKPKLDTENVVNRRVVEDGLRQIERSLEQFKLHLRESGV
- a CDS encoding Dps family protein — translated: MANQILTQGEQKLQGKLNVQIANLTVLYTKLHSFHWYVKGAHFFTLHEKFEELYNEVTANMDEIAERLLAIGGSPVATLTESLSLATIKEASGKESAEEMVSAVIADFETISEELRQGMEAAVEAEDEGTADLFLGILTSLDKHRWMLNAYLGK